One stretch of Flavobacteriales bacterium DNA includes these proteins:
- a CDS encoding DUF2130 domain-containing protein — MEKTQIKCPNCATDIDVQDILAHQLEDELKKKYQAQSEEQKKQIEEQRTALERSKAEFEEKKRKENELFQERLDAQMKQERIALEERLKQKLAEENSDQIKALNEELQAKSEQVKELNRSKAEIEKLKRDSAEMKEKLEAEAQRRINQQISLEKDKIRKSEEEKNELRFRELQKQLEDQKKLTEEMKRKQEQGSMQLQGEVQELAIEEWLAQEFPLDTITEIKKGARGGDCLQTVNTRAFPNCGNIYYESKRTKDFQPAWIEKFKADIRDKGADIGVLITEVMPKGMERLGMRDGIWICNYEEFKGLSAVLRQSLIRYRTALTSQENKGDKMHMLYDYLTSNTFRMQIEAIVDGFSQMKEDLEKEKRSMQRIWKQREKQIEKVVNNTIDMYGSVKGIAGNSVQSVKALELPDESSEEELF; from the coding sequence ATGGAGAAGACACAGATAAAGTGCCCCAATTGTGCGACCGACATCGATGTGCAGGACATTCTTGCTCATCAGTTGGAAGATGAGTTGAAGAAGAAGTATCAAGCGCAATCGGAAGAGCAGAAGAAACAGATAGAAGAACAGCGGACAGCGCTCGAGCGCTCCAAAGCCGAGTTCGAAGAGAAGAAACGGAAGGAGAATGAACTTTTCCAAGAGCGGTTGGACGCTCAGATGAAACAAGAGCGTATCGCCCTAGAAGAACGGTTGAAGCAAAAGCTTGCTGAAGAGAATTCGGACCAGATCAAGGCTTTGAATGAAGAACTCCAGGCCAAGTCCGAGCAGGTCAAGGAACTCAATCGCTCCAAGGCCGAGATTGAGAAGCTCAAGCGGGATTCTGCCGAGATGAAAGAGAAATTGGAAGCAGAGGCACAGCGCAGGATCAACCAGCAGATCAGTCTGGAGAAAGATAAGATACGGAAGAGTGAAGAGGAGAAGAACGAACTCCGATTCCGTGAGTTGCAAAAACAGCTGGAGGATCAGAAGAAACTCACCGAAGAGATGAAGCGCAAGCAGGAGCAAGGCTCCATGCAATTGCAAGGGGAGGTGCAGGAGTTGGCCATAGAAGAATGGCTGGCGCAAGAATTCCCACTCGACACCATCACTGAGATCAAGAAAGGGGCTCGAGGGGGTGATTGCTTACAGACGGTCAATACTCGTGCATTTCCCAATTGTGGGAACATCTACTATGAGAGCAAGCGTACCAAGGATTTCCAACCCGCCTGGATCGAGAAGTTCAAGGCCGATATCCGGGATAAAGGTGCAGATATAGGTGTGCTCATCACCGAGGTCATGCCCAAGGGAATGGAACGCCTAGGCATGCGAGATGGCATCTGGATATGCAATTATGAGGAGTTCAAAGGGCTCTCAGCCGTACTGCGACAGAGCCTCATACGCTACCGCACGGCATTGACCAGTCAAGAGAACAAGGGCGATAAGATGCACATGCTCTACGACTATCTCACCAGCAATACCTTCCGCATGCAGATAGAGGCCATCGTAGATGGATTCTCCCAGATGAAGGAGGATCTGGAAAAGGAGAAACGCAGTATGCAACGCATCTGGAAACAGCGCGAGAAACAGATCGAGAAGGTGGTCAACAATACCATCGATATGTATGGGTCGGTCAAGGGTATTGCCGGCAACTCTGTACAGTCTGTCAAAGCGCTGGAACTCCCAGATGAGTCTTCAGAAGAAGAGCTTTTCTAG